The nucleotide sequence AAGAACTTTTCAAAGGTCTTTGTTGATATGTTTGGTGGTGGTGAAGCCAAATTAGTTTTGGTTGATCCAGATGACATGCTGAATACAGGAATTGAAATTATGGTTCAGCCACCTGGAAAGACTTATAGAAATTTGAGTTTACTTTCCGGTGGTGAAAAGGCATTAACAGCAATCACTTTGTTATTTGCCGTTATCAAGGTTCGGCCAGTTCCTTTCTGTATTTTGGATGAGGCTGAGGCAGCCCTTGATCCTTTTAATGCTGATCGATTTGCTCAGTATTTAAAACGCTATGGCTCCGATACCCAATTCATTGTAATTACCCACCGAAAGGAAACGATGATTTATGCAGATCAGCTGTATGGAGTCACTATGCAGGAATCTGGTGTTTCTAAGGTAGTTACGGTTAACTTAGATAATGTTCAGGAAGAGGTACAATAATGGGACTTTTCGATATATTCAAGAGACGTTCAAAGCAGGCAGATAAGAAAAAAACAGAAGAAAAGAACGAAGAAGAACTGAATCAACAGACCGACTCAGAAAAAAATGAGCAGGCTAATGTTGACCAGGTTGAAGATCAAACTACTAGTGAAAATCGTCAAGAATCTAAAAATGATGAAGATAATGCCGAAGATACAGGTACCGGTAGTGAAACTGATGTTGCTGATAATAAAGATGATGTGGCAACGCTTAAGCCATTGGAACCAGCTAAGCTCGAAGAATCAACTGAGGTTGAGGAACAGGCTGACGAATCTGCTACTGAAGTAAATACTAGCAAAGAGGAAGATGCTCTCCAAACAGCTTCAAAGATGCAGGAGCCAGCTGAAAAGCATGAAGACTTAGTTAGTGAAACATCCACTTCAGACCAACCAGTGTCCGAGGACAAACCAGAAATTGCTGAAGTTTCATCCACCACTGATAACACAAATCCAATAAGCAGCATGGAAACGATTGATTCTGAAACGAGTGAGACTGAATCAAAAGCTTCTTCTGATGATAATGAAGAAAATTTGACTGAGATAGCCACGGAGTCAACAGCATCAGTGGACCAGCAACCTGAAACTGCAGAAGATGTTGAAACTAAGGTTGAAGACAGTGAAAGTGCAGAACCAGCTGATATCGATGAATCTGAACCAGTAACGGAGGCCAAGGAAGAAAAGTATGAGCAGGGGCTTACCAAGAGTCGAACAACGTTTGGGCAGAAACTAAACGCCCTCTTCGCAAACTTTAGAAGTGTTGACGAAGAGTTCTTTGATCGGTTGGAAGACATGTTGATTGAGTCTGATGTTGGTTTTGAAACATCAATGAGAATCACGGATGAATTGCGTGACGAAGTTAAGTTGCAAAATGCTAAAAAGCCTAAGGATGTTCAGAATGTAATTGTTCAAAAGATGATTGAAATTTATGACTCTGAAGGAAATGGTGAGGATAATTCGCTACATCTAGCGGAAACTGGTCCGAGCGTTTTACTATTTGTTGGGGTCAATGGTGTTGGTAAGACCACTACCATTGGTAAACTTGCTAAACGATTTAAAAATGAAGGCAAAAAAGTTCTGTTAGTTGCCGCTGATACATTTAGAGCAGGTGCAATT is from Lentilactobacillus curieae and encodes:
- the ftsY gene encoding signal recognition particle-docking protein FtsY is translated as MGLFDIFKRRSKQADKKKTEEKNEEELNQQTDSEKNEQANVDQVEDQTTSENRQESKNDEDNAEDTGTGSETDVADNKDDVATLKPLEPAKLEESTEVEEQADESATEVNTSKEEDALQTASKMQEPAEKHEDLVSETSTSDQPVSEDKPEIAEVSSTTDNTNPISSMETIDSETSETESKASSDDNEENLTEIATESTASVDQQPETAEDVETKVEDSESAEPADIDESEPVTEAKEEKYEQGLTKSRTTFGQKLNALFANFRSVDEEFFDRLEDMLIESDVGFETSMRITDELRDEVKLQNAKKPKDVQNVIVQKMIEIYDSEGNGEDNSLHLAETGPSVLLFVGVNGVGKTTTIGKLAKRFKNEGKKVLLVAADTFRAGAIEQLNVWAQRDGVDIVKNEPGSDPAAAVFDGVKKAKAEAYDILLVDTAGRLQNKVNLMNELAKMKKILTREIPDSPHEVLLVLDATTGQNAMTQAKTFKETTDVSGIVLTKLDGTAKGGIVLAIRNELHLPVKLVGLGEKVTDLADFDPNNFVYGLFKGLFKD